One Rosa chinensis cultivar Old Blush chromosome 5, RchiOBHm-V2, whole genome shotgun sequence genomic region harbors:
- the LOC112165875 gene encoding double-stranded RNA-binding protein 2, producing the protein MYKNQLQELAQRSCFNLPSYTCIREGPDHAPRFKATVNFNGEIFESPHYCNTLRQAEHSAAEVALNYLSNRGPSHSLAARILDETGVYKNLLQEIAQRVGAPLPQYTTFRSGLGHLPVFTGTVELAGITFTGDPAKNKKQAEKNAAMAAWSSLKQLAKETASSSSEHENNDELEQITIARALLNYRLKEKMSMANPTAPILFPKKFPAQNPRPTSPQPPSAMTSKILPLICQKQAPRSRFQSNATNESLVPTSHSSPVESRWTRPQRFPAAGAAPYVPIRQMRTPCHRMAPPVTIRTSVPVFSAPPLPPPPGLHRQGMCVPPVRVAPPVTMRQAVPVFAAPPVRRDDPKKDDLPTSRKEDPPIIPKEASPAVIASPLPNKSIAQVVEKTGSASANDLQESKTVQALELLQI; encoded by the exons ATGTACAAGAACCAGCTGCAAGAGCTGGCCCAGAGGAGCTGCTTCAATTTGCCTTCCTACACGTGCATTCGGGAAGGTCCCGACCACGCGCCACGCTTCAAGGCCACCGTCAACTTTAACGGCGAGATCTTCGAGAGCCCTCACTACTGCAACACTCTCCGCCAGGCCGAGCACTCCGCCGCCGAGGTCGCCCTCAACTACCTCTCCAACCGCGGCCCCTCTCACTCCCTCGCCGCTAGGATACTG GATGAGACGGGGGTTTACAAGAACCTCTTGCAGGAAATTGCTCAAAGAGTTGGAGCTCCGTTGCCGCAATACACAACATTCAGGTCTGGCCTTGGGCACCTACCTGTTTTTACCGGGACAGTTGAATTGGCTGGAATCACATTCACAGGCGACCCAGCCAAGAACAAAAAACAAGCAGAGAAGAATGCTGCAATGGCAGCTTGGTCATCTCTGAAACAAT TGGCAAAAGAAACGGCAAGTTCTTCATCTGAACATGAGAATAATGATGAGCTGGAACAGATCACTATAGCACGGGCCTTGCTCAATTATCGGTTGAAGGAGAAAATGTCAATGGCGAACCCCACTGCTCCTATACTGTTTCCAAAGAAGTTTCCAGCTCAGAACCCCAGGCCTACGAGTCCACAGCCTCCATCTGCTATGACCTCAAAAATACTCCCCCTAATTTGTCAAAAGCAAGCACCTCGTAGCAGATTCCAATCGAATGCTACAAATGAAAGTCTTGTACCAACCTCACATTCTTCTCCAGTGGAAAGCCGATGGACGCGTCCACAGAGATTCCCTGCTGCAGGAGCAGCTCCTTATGTCCCCATCCGACAGATGAGGACTCCTTGCCATAGGATGGCACCACCAGTGACTATAAGGACATCAGTGCCCGTGTTCTCTGCACCACCCCTTCCACCACCTCCTGGATTGCACCGCCAGGGAATGTGTGTTCCACCCGTACGAGTGGCTCCACCGGTCACTATGAGGCAAGCTGTGCCTGTATTTGCTGCTCCACCGGTGAGAAGAGATGATCCGAAAAAGGATGATCTTCCAACCAGTCGAAAAGAAGATCCTCCAATCATCCCAAAAGAAGCTTCTCCTGCTGTTATTGCCTCTCCCCTTCCAAATAAATCAA
- the LOC112163820 gene encoding uncharacterized protein LOC112163820, translating to MVVSLAAFLGLADARCPVDLRPPCGEGLRRTQTNLVGKLLTARAFNKRSFMGMFRRAWRLNGRYTVQEHDDRFLFTLSDPTDRNQILRGGIWGFDRAPVVLAPYDGVGAIKDVPLTNLNFWIKLRGLPSTFHTDRCLHRIGSAMGRFVQKDTTKFDA from the coding sequence ATGGTTGTGAGTCTGGCTGCTTTTCTAGGGTTGGCGGATGCACGCTGTCCGGTGGATCTGCGTCCTCCTTGTGGAGAAGGACTGCGTCGAACTCAGACGAATCTGGTTGGGAAACTTCTGACAGCCAGAGCTTTTAATAAGAGATCTTTTATGGGGATGTTTCGGCGAGCATGGAGGTTGAATGGCCGCTACACAGTCCAGGAGCACGATGATCGCTTTCTGTTTACTTTGTCGGACCCTACTGATCGTAACCAGATCCTCCGGGGTGGTATATGGGGGTTTGATAGGGCTCCAGTGGTGTTGGCACCATATGATGGAGTTGGAGCAATTAAAGATGTGCCGCTCACCAACCTCAATTTCTGGATCAAACTGCGGGGTCTACCGTCGACTTTTCACACTGATCGCTGCCTTCACAGGATTGGCAGCGCCATGGGTCGATTTGTTCAAAAGGATACCACAAAATTTGATGCATGA